The Drosophila nasuta strain 15112-1781.00 chromosome 2L, ASM2355853v1, whole genome shotgun sequence genome window below encodes:
- the LOC132797846 gene encoding myosin heavy chain, muscle isoform X25: protein MPKPAASQEDEDPTPYLFVSLEQRRIDQSKPYDSKKNCWVPDEKEGYLLGDIKATKGDIVSVGLPGGEVKDFKSEKVEKVNPPKFEKIEDMADMTVLNTPCVLHNLRQRYYAKLIYTYSGLFCVAINPYKRYPVYTNRCAKMYRGKRRNEVPPHIFAISDGAYVDMLTNHVNQSMLITGESGAGKTENTKKVIAYFATVGASTKKDESQKNKGSLEDQVVQTNPVLEAFGNAKTVRNDNSSRFGKFIRIHFGPTGKLAGADIETYLLEKARVISQQSLERSYHIFYQIMSGAVAGVKEICGLTDNIYDYHIVSQGKVTVPSIDDSEEFILTDQAFDILGFTKQEKEDVYRITAAVMHMGGMKFKQRGREEQAEQDGEEEGGRVSKLFGCDTAELYKNLLKPRIKVGNEFVTQGRNVQQVTNSIGALCKGVFDRLFKWLVKKCNETLDTKQKRQHFIGVLDIAGFEIFDYNGFEQLCINFTNEKLQQFFNHHMFVLEQEEYQREGIEWTFIDFGMDLQLCIDLIEKPMGILSILEEESMFPKATDQTFSEKLTNTHLGKSAPFQKPKPPKPGQQAAHFAIGHYAGVVAYNITGWLEKNKDPLNDTVVDQFKKSQNKLLIEIFADHAGQSGGGEQAKGGRGKKGGGFATVSSAYKEQLNSLMTTLRSTQPHFVRCIIPNEMKQPGVVDAHLVMHQLTCNGVLEGIRICRKGFPNRMVYPDFKMRYKIMCPKLLVGVDKDKKATEIIIKFIDLPEDQYRLGNTKVFFRAGVLGQMEEFRDERLGKIMSWMQAWARGYLARKGFKKLQEQRVALKVVQRNLRKYLQLRTWPWYKLWQKIKPLLNVSRIEDEIARLEEKAKKAEELHAAEVKVRKELEALNAKLLAEKTALLDSLSGEKGQLQDFQERNAKLQAQKNDLENQLRDIQERLTQEEDARNQLFQQKKKADQEISGLKKDIEDLELNIQKAEQDKATKDHQIRNLNDEIAHQDELINKLNKEKKMQGESNQKTGEELQAAEDKINHLNKVKAKLEQTLDELEDSLEREKKVRGDVEKSKRKVEGDLKLTQEAVADLERNKKELEQTIQRKDKELSSITAKLEDEQVVVGKHQRQIKELQARIEELEEEVEAERQARAKAEKQRADLARELEELGERLEEAGGATSAQIELNKKREAELSKLRRDLEEANIQHESTLANLRKKHNDAVAEMAEQVDQLNKLKAKAEKEKNEYYGQLNDLRAGVDHITNEKAAQEKIAKQLQHTLNEVQSKLDETNRTLNDFDASKKKLSIENSDLLRQLEEAESQVSQLSKIKISLTTQLEDTKRLADEESRERATLLGKFRNLEHDLDNLREQVEEEAEGKADLQRQLSKANAEAQVWRSKYESDGVARSEELEEAKRKLQARLAEAEETIESLNQKCIGLEKTKQRLSTEVEDLQLEVDRANAIANAAEKKQKAFDKIIGEWKLKVDDLAAELDASQKECRNYSTELFRLKGAYEEGQEQLEAVRRENKNLADEVKDLLDQIGEGGRNIHEIEKARKRLEAEKDELQAALEEAEAALEQEENKVLRAQLELSQVRQEIDRRIQEKEEEFENTRKNHQRALDSMQASLEAEAKGKAEALRMKKKLEADINELEIALDHANKANAEAQKNIKRYQQQLKDIQTALEEEQRARDDAREQLGISERRANALQNELEESRTLLEQADRGRRQAEQELADAHEQLNEVSAQNASISAAKRKLESELQTLHSDLDELLNEAKNSEEKAKKAMVDAARLADELRAEQDHAQTQEKLRKALEQQIKELQVRLDEAEANALKGGKKAIQKLEQRVRELENELDGEQRRHADAQKNLRKSERRIKELSFQSEEDRKNHERMQDLVDKLQQKIKTYKRQIEEAEEIAALNLAKFRKAQQELEEAEERADLAEQAISKFRAKGRAGSVGRGASPAPRATSVRPQFDGLAFPPRFDLAPENEF from the exons ATGCCGAAGCCAGCCGCTAGCCAGGAGGATGAGGATCCCACCCCATACCTGTTCGTGTCTTTGGAACAAAGACGTATCGATCAATCGAAACCCTATGATTCGAAGAAGAACTGTTGGGTGCCCGACGAGAAGGAGGGTTATCTCCTTGGTGACATCAAGGCTACCAAGGGTGATATCGTCTCCGTCGGTCTGCCTGGTGGAGAG GTAAAAGATTTCAAATCCGAGAAGGTGGAGAAAGTGAATCCAccaaaattcgaaaaaattGAAGATATGGCCGACATGACCGTGCTGAACACACCTTGCGTGCTGCACAATTTGCGCCAACGTTATTATGCTAAGCTCATCTAT ACCTACTCCGGTCTTTTCTGCGTTGCCATCAATCCTTACAAGCGCTACCCCGTCTATACCAACCGTTGCGCTAAGATGTACCGTGGCAAGCGCCGTAATGAGGTGCCACCCCATATTTTCGCCATCTCTGACGGTGCCTACGTCGACATGTTGACCAACCACGTGAATCAATCCATGTTGATTACCGGTGAGTCTGGTGCTGGTAAGACTGAGAACACGAAGAAGGTCATTGCGTACTTCGCCACTGTCGGCGCTTCGACCAAGAAGGATGAGTCCCAGAAGAACAAGGGCTCCCTTGAGGATCAGGTTGTGCAAACTAACCCTGTGCTTGAGGCCTTCGGTAACGCCAAGACCGTGCGTAACGATAACTCCTCTCGTTTC GGTAAATTCATCCGTATTCACTTCGGCCCCACCGGTAAACTGGCTGGTGCTGATATTGAGACCT ATCTGTTGGAGAAGGCTCGTGTCATCTCTCAGCAATCTCTGGAGCGCTCCTACCACATCTTCTACCAGATCATGTCTGGTGCCGTCGCTGGTGTTAAAG AAATCTGTGGTTTGACCGATAACATCTACGATTACCACATTGTCTCCCAGGGCAAGGTTACTGTGCCCAGCATCGACGATTCTGAGGAATTCATCCTCACTGAT CAAGCCTTCGACATCTTGGGCTTCACCAAGCAGGAGAAGGAGGATGTGTACCGCATCACCGCCGCTGTCATGCACATGGGTGGCATGAAGTTCAAGCAACGTGGTCGCGAGGAGCAGGCTGAGCAGGACGGTGAAGAGGAGGGTGGCCGTGTGTCTAAGCTGTTCGGCTGCGACACCGCTGAGCTGTACAAGAACTTGCTCAAGCCCCGCATCAAGGTCGGTAACGAGTTCGTCACCCAGGGCCGTAACGTCCAGCAGGTCACCAACTCCATCGGTGCTCTGTGCAAGGGTGTCTTCGATCGTCTCTTCAAATGGCTGGTCAAGAAGTGTAACGAGACTCTGGATACCAAGCAGAAGCGTCAGCATTTCATTGGTGTGCTGGATATTGCTGGTTTTGAAATCTTCGAC TACAACGGTTTCGAACAATTGTGCATCAATTTCACTAACGAAAAACTGCAACAATTCTTCAACCATCACATGTTTGTTTTGGAACAAGAAGAATATCAACGCGAGGGCATCGAATGGACCTTCATTGATTTCGGCATGGATCTGCAATTGTGTATTGATTTGATTGAAAAG CCTATGGGTATCTTGTCCATCCTGGAAGAAGAGTCTATGTTCCCCAAGGCCACCGATCAGACCTTCTCGGAGAAGTTGACCAACACCCATTTGGGCAAGTCAGCTCCATTCCAGAAGCCCAAGCCACCAAAGCCCGGCCAGCAGGCTGCTCACTTTGCCATTGGCCATTATGCTGGTGTTGTCGCCTATAACATCACCGGTTGGTTGGAGAAGAACAAGGATCCTCTGAACGACACTGTTGTCGACCAGTTCAAGAAGTCGCAGAACAAGCTGCTCATCGAAATCTTCGCTGATCATGCTGGTCAGTCCGGTGGCGGTGAACAGGCTAAGGGCGGTCGTGGCAAGAAGGGTGGTGGCTTCGCTACCGTCTCGTCGGCCTACAAGGAGCAGTTGAACAGCTTGATGACCACTCTGCGTTCGACACAGCCTCACTTCGTCCGTTGCATCATTCCCAACGAGATGAAACAACCTGGCGTGGTTGATGCCCACTTGGTCATGCACCAGCTGACTTGTAACGGTGTGCTTGAAGGTATCCGTATTTGCCGTAAAGGTTTCCCCAACAGAATGGTCTACCCCGATTTCAAGATGCG CTACAAAATCATGTGCCCCAAGCTATTGGTTGGCGTTGACAAAGACAAAAAGGCCACTGAAATTATCATTAAGTTTATCGATCTGCCCGAAGATCAATACCGTTTGGGTAACACAAAG GTGTTCTTCCGTGCCGGTGTCCTGGGTCAGATGGAAGAGTTCCGTGATGAGCGTTTGGGCAAGATCATGTCCTGGATGCAAGCCTGGGCTCGTGGTTACCTGGCCCGTAAGGGCTTCAAGAAGCTGCAGGAGCAGCGTGTTGCCCTCAAGGTCGTCCAGCGCAATCTGCGCAAATACCTGCAGCTGCGTACCTGGCCCTGGTACAAACTGTGGCAGAAGATCAAGCCTCTGCTCAACGTCAGCCGTATTGAGGATGAGATTGCC CGTCTGGAAGAGAAGGCCAAGAAGGCTGAGGAACTGCATGCCGCTGAAGTGAAAGTGCGCAAGGAATTGGAGGCTCTGAACGCCAAGTTGTTGGCTGAGAAGACCGCTCTGTTGGACTCTCTGTCCGGCGAGAAGGGTCAGCTGCAGGACTTCCAGGAACGCAACGCTAAGTTGCAGGCCCAGAAGAACGACCTCGAGAACCAGCTGCGC GACATCCAAGAGCGCCTGACTCAGGAGGAAGATGCCCGCAACCAGCTGTtccagcagaagaagaaggccGACCAGGAGATCTCTGGCCTGAAGAAGGACATCGAGGATCTGGAGCTGAACATCCAGAAGGCCGAGCAAGATAAGGCCACCAAGGATCACCAGATCCGCAACTTGAACGACGAGATCGCCCACCAGGATGAGCTCATCAACAAGTTGAACAAGGAGAAGAAGATGCAGGGCGAGAGCAACCAGAAGACTGGTGAGGAACTGCAGGCCGCCGAGGACAAGATCAACCACTTGAACAAGGTTAAGGCTAAGCTCGAGCAGACCCTCGACGAACTCGAGGATTCTCTGGAGCGTGAGAAGAAGGTGCGCGGTGATGTTGAGAAGTCCAAGCGCAAGGTTGAGGGTGACCTCAAGCTGACCCAGGAGGCTGTTGCCGATCTGGAGCGCAACAAGAAGGAGTTGGAGCAGACCATCCAGCGCAAGGACAAGGAACTGTCCTCCATCACCGCCAAGCTCGAAGACGAGCAGGTCGTTGTTGGCAAGCACCAGCGCCAGATCAAGGAACTGCAGGCCCGCATCGAGGAGCTCGAGGAGGAGGTCGAGGCCGAGCGTCAAGCCCGCGCCAAGGCCGAGAAGCAGCGCGCCGATTTGGCTCGTGAGCTCGAGGAATTGGGTGAGCGTCTGGAAGAGGCTGGCGGTGCCACCTCTGCCCAGATTGAGCTCAACAAGAAGCGTGAGGCTGAGCTGAGCAAGCTGCGTCGCGATCTTGAGGAGGCCAACATCCAGCACGAATCCACCCTGGCTAACCTGCGCAAAAAGCACAACGATGCCGTCGCCGAGATGGCTGAGCAGGTTGATCAGCTCAACAAGCTGAAGGCCAA GGCTGAGAAGGAGAAGAACGAGTACTACGGCCAGCTGAACGATCTGCGCGCCGGCGTTGACCACATTACCAACGAGAAg GCCGCCCAGGAGAAGATCgccaagcagctgcagcacacCCTCAACGAGGTCCAATCGAAATTGGATGAGACCAACAGGACTCTGAACGATTTCGATGCCAGCAAGAAGAAGCTGTCCATTGAGAACTCCGACCTGCTCCGCCAATTGGAGGAAGCCGAGTCCCAGGTGTCTCAGCTGTCCAAGATCAAGATCTCCTTGACCACCCAGCTGGAGGATACCAAGCGTCTGGCCGACGAAGAGTCGCGCGAGCGTGCCACCCTTTTGGGCAAGTTCCGCAACTTGGAGCACGACCTCGACAACTTGCGCGAGCAGGTTGAGGAGGAGGCTGAGGGCAAGGCTGATTTGCAGCGTCAACTCAGCAAGGCCAACGCCGAGGCTCAGGTCTGGCGCAGCAAGTACGAATCCGATGGTGTTGCCCGCTCTGAGGAGTTGGAGGAAGCCAAGAGGAAGCTGCAGGCCCGCCTTGCTGAGGCTGAGGAGACCATTGAGTCGCTCAACCAGAAGTGCATTGGCCTGGAGAAGACCAAGCAGCGTCTGTCCACCGAAGTCGAGGACTTGCAGCTGGAGGTCGACCGTGCCAACGCCATTGCCAACGCCGCCGAGAAGAAGCAGAAGGCATTCGACAAGATCATTGGCGAATGGAAGCTCAAGGTCGACGATTTGGCTGCTGAGCTCGATGCCTCCCAGAAGGAGTGCCGCAACTACTCCACCGAGTTGTTCCGTCTTAAGGGCGCCTACGAGGAAGGCCAGGAGCAGCTGGAGGCTGTCCGTCGTGAGAACAAGAACTTGGCTGATGAAGTCAAGGATCTGCTCGACCAGATCGGTGAGGGTGGCCGCAACATCCATGAGATCGAGAAGGCCCGCAAGCGCCTGGAAGCCGAAAAGGACGAGCTCCAGGCTGCTCTTGAGGAAGCTGAGGCTGCTCTTGAACAGGAGGAGAACAAGGTGCTCCGCGCCCAGCTGGAGCTGTCCCAGGTGCGCCAGGAAATCGACCGCCGCATCCAGGAGAAGGAAGAGGAATTCGAGAACACCCGCAAGAACCACCAGCGCGCTCTCGACTCCATGCAAGCCTCCCTTGAGGCTGAGGCCAAGGGTAAGGCTGAGGCCCTCCGCATGAAGAAGAAGTTGGAAGCCGACATCAACGAATTGGAGATTGCTCTGGATCATGCCAACAAG GCTAACGCCGAGGCCCAGAAGAACATCAAGCGCTACCAACAGCAGCTCAAGGACATCCAGACCGCCCTTGAGGAAGAACAGAGAGCCCGTGACGATGCCCGTGAACAGCTGGGTATCTCTGAGCGTCGTGCCAACGCTCTGCAGAACGAACTCGAGGAGTCCCGCACTCTGCTGGAGCAGGCCGACCGCGGCCGTCGCCAGGCCGAGCAGGAACTGGCCGATGCCCACGAACAGTTGAACGAAGTTTCCGCCCAGAACGCTTCCATCTCCGCTGCCAAGAGGAAGTTGGAGTCTGAGCTCCAGACTCTGCACTCTGACCTGGATGAGCTCCTCAACGAAGCCAAGAACTCCGAGGAGAAGGCCAAGAAGGCTATGGTTGATGCCGCCCGCCTGGCTGATGAGCTCCGCGCTGAGCAGGATCATGCCCAGACCCAGGAGAAATTGAGGAAGGCCCTTGAGCAGCAGATCAAGGAACTGCAGGTCCGTCTGGATGAGGCTGAGGCCAACGCTCTTAAGGGTGGCAAGAAGGCTATCCAGAAGTTGGAGCAGCGCGTCCGCGAGCTCGAGAACGAGCTGGATGGTGAGCAGAGGAGACACGCCGATGCCCAGAAGAACTTGCGCAAGTCCGAGCGTCGCATCAAGGAGTTGAGCTTCCAGTCTGAGGAGGACCGCAAGAACCACGAGCGCATGCAGGATCTGGTTGACAAGCTGCAACAGAAGATCAAGACATACAAGAGGCAGATTGAGGAGGCTGAGGAAATCGCTGCCCTCAACTTGGCCAAATTCCGCAAGGCCCAGCAGGAGCTCGAGGAAGCTGAGGAGCGTGCCGATCTGGCTGAACAGGCCATTAGCAAATTCCGCGCCAAGGGACGTGCCGGTTCTGTCGGTCGTGGTGCCAGCCCAGCG CCCCGTGCGACATCCGTTAGGCCACAATTCGACGGATTGGCTTTCCCACCAAGATTCGACCTTGCTCCTGAAAACGAATTCTAA